Proteins encoded together in one Aeromonas encheleia window:
- a CDS encoding phosphatidate cytidylyltransferase translates to MLKQRIITALLLVPLVLGALFFLPLKFFALLAALVFLLASREWSAFVSAQPQQWLPLVFCLLLGASLFWVPVEQLWIPHLHPLLMGVLWTAVSWWLLGLLLVLRYPQSASLWKKSVWLKSLFGLVTLVPFFWSLVAIRGYNFYHDPMMGAWILLFVMGLVWAADSGAYFFGKAFGKHKLAPAVSPGKTIEGMLGGLFTASLLAIGVTWFMGLVPAKMGVVLLCSLLAVLASVLGDLTESMFKREAGIKDSGTLLPGHGGILDRIDSLTAALPVFLLSYLLLGQGF, encoded by the coding sequence TTGCTAAAACAACGAATTATTACCGCATTACTGTTAGTACCCCTGGTTTTGGGGGCACTGTTTTTCCTGCCGTTGAAATTCTTTGCCCTGCTGGCTGCCCTGGTCTTCTTGCTGGCTAGCCGCGAGTGGAGCGCCTTCGTCTCTGCCCAGCCGCAGCAATGGCTGCCGCTGGTGTTCTGTCTGCTGCTCGGGGCCAGTCTGTTCTGGGTGCCGGTGGAGCAGCTCTGGATCCCTCACCTGCATCCTCTGTTGATGGGGGTGCTCTGGACGGCGGTCAGTTGGTGGCTGCTGGGCCTGCTGCTGGTGCTGCGCTATCCCCAGAGCGCCAGCCTGTGGAAAAAGTCCGTCTGGCTGAAATCCCTGTTTGGTCTGGTCACCCTGGTGCCCTTCTTCTGGTCACTGGTGGCCATCCGTGGCTACAACTTCTATCACGACCCCATGATGGGGGCCTGGATCCTGCTGTTCGTCATGGGCCTGGTCTGGGCGGCAGATTCTGGCGCGTATTTCTTCGGCAAGGCGTTTGGTAAACACAAGCTGGCACCGGCCGTCAGTCCGGGCAAAACCATTGAGGGCATGCTGGGCGGCCTGTTTACCGCCAGCCTGCTGGCGATTGGTGTAACCTGGTTCATGGGCCTCGTGCCCGCCAAGATGGGTGTCGTACTGCTGTGCTCCCTGCTGGCGGTGCTGGCCTCCGTGCTCGGCGATCTCACCGAGAGCATGTTCAAACGGGAGGCGGGCATCAAGGATTCCGGCACCCTGCTGCCGGGCCACGGTGGCATTCTCGATCGCATCGACAGCCTGACGGCGGCCCTGCCGGTCTTCCTGCTCAGCTATCTGTTACTCGGTCAGGGGTTTTGA
- the ispC gene encoding 1-deoxy-D-xylulose-5-phosphate reductoisomerase, whose translation MHNSLVILGASGSIGQSTLRVLRQNPGRWQVLALTAARSVDAMLRDCLEFSPRFAVMVDEGAARELAERLRTHGSATRVLAGQAALCEVAAHPDAHSVMAAIVGAAGLAPTMAAVRAGKRILLANKEALVMSGAFFMEAVRHHGAELLPIDSEHNAIFQCLPEAIQRQPGFCDLAGAGISKILLTGSGGPFRYTDINALDKVTPAQAIAHPNWSMGAKISVDSATMINKGLEYIEARWLFNALPEQIQVVIHPQSVIHSMVQYKDGSVLAQLGNPDMCTPIAHALAYPGRVESGVEPLDFFSVGEFSFIRPDYERYPCLALAMAACQQGQAATTSLNAANEEAVAAFLAERIGFMDIARVNESIMAALGSSAVTSLDDLIALDGTARVRAHQLIEELAR comes from the coding sequence ATGCACAACTCACTGGTGATCCTGGGAGCGTCCGGCTCCATCGGTCAGAGCACCCTCAGGGTACTGCGGCAGAATCCGGGCCGCTGGCAGGTGTTGGCGCTGACGGCTGCCCGCAGCGTGGACGCCATGCTGCGCGATTGTCTCGAATTCTCCCCCCGTTTCGCCGTCATGGTGGATGAGGGCGCGGCCCGCGAACTGGCCGAGCGGCTCAGGACCCACGGCAGCGCCACCCGGGTGCTGGCCGGTCAGGCGGCCCTGTGCGAGGTCGCCGCTCACCCGGATGCCCACAGCGTGATGGCGGCCATCGTCGGGGCCGCGGGGCTGGCCCCCACCATGGCGGCCGTGCGTGCCGGCAAGCGGATCCTGCTGGCCAACAAGGAGGCGCTGGTGATGTCCGGAGCTTTCTTCATGGAGGCGGTTCGCCACCATGGGGCCGAGTTGCTGCCCATCGACAGCGAACACAACGCCATCTTCCAGTGCCTGCCAGAGGCCATTCAGCGTCAACCCGGCTTCTGCGATCTGGCGGGGGCGGGCATCAGCAAGATCCTGCTGACCGGCTCGGGCGGCCCCTTCCGCTATACCGATATCAACGCGCTGGACAAGGTCACGCCGGCCCAGGCGATCGCGCACCCCAACTGGTCCATGGGGGCCAAGATCTCGGTGGACTCCGCCACCATGATCAACAAGGGGCTGGAGTACATAGAGGCGCGCTGGCTGTTCAATGCCCTCCCTGAGCAGATCCAGGTGGTGATCCATCCCCAGTCGGTCATCCACTCCATGGTGCAGTACAAGGACGGCTCAGTGCTGGCCCAGCTCGGCAACCCCGACATGTGTACCCCCATCGCCCACGCCCTGGCCTATCCGGGCAGGGTAGAGTCTGGGGTGGAACCTTTGGATTTCTTCAGTGTCGGAGAGTTCAGCTTTATCCGTCCCGACTACGAACGCTATCCCTGTCTGGCGCTGGCCATGGCGGCCTGCCAGCAAGGACAGGCGGCGACCACCTCGCTCAATGCCGCCAATGAAGAGGCCGTAGCGGCTTTTCTTGCAGAGCGGATTGGATTTATGGATATTGCCAGAGTCAATGAGTCCATCATGGCGGCGCTGGGCAGTTCTGCCGTAACATCGCTTGACGATTTGATTGCACTGGATGGCACGGCGCGTGTCCGTGCCCACCAACTGATAGAGGAGCTTGCTCGATGA
- the uppS gene encoding polyprenyl diphosphate synthase, which translates to MSLLAALGDSASSSLPRHVAIIMDGNGRWAQNRGKMRVFGHKAGVKSVREAVTFAARAKLEALTLFAFSSENWRRPEGEVNALMELFLTVLGREVKKLHSNGIRLKVIGDTARFSDRLQAKIAKAEALTADNQGLTLNIAANYGGQWDIAQAARKLARAVAAGELDAEAVDETALAQQVCMADLPPVDLLIRTGGDHRISNFVLWQLAYAELYFTPVLWPDFNEAEFSEAVASFVTRERRFGCTGEQIRELIAEHQTG; encoded by the coding sequence ATGTCGCTTTTGGCAGCGCTAGGCGATAGCGCCAGCTCGTCCTTGCCTCGTCACGTCGCCATCATCATGGATGGCAACGGTCGCTGGGCTCAGAACCGTGGCAAGATGCGGGTCTTTGGCCACAAGGCGGGCGTGAAGTCCGTGCGCGAGGCCGTGACCTTTGCCGCCCGTGCCAAGCTGGAGGCGCTGACCCTGTTTGCGTTCTCCAGCGAGAACTGGCGGCGCCCGGAAGGGGAGGTGAATGCCCTGATGGAGCTGTTCCTGACGGTGCTGGGCCGCGAGGTGAAGAAGTTGCACAGCAACGGCATTCGGCTCAAGGTGATAGGCGACACAGCCCGTTTCAGCGATCGGCTGCAGGCCAAGATCGCCAAGGCCGAGGCGCTGACCGCCGACAACCAGGGGCTGACCCTCAACATCGCCGCCAACTATGGTGGCCAGTGGGACATCGCCCAGGCGGCCCGCAAGCTGGCCCGCGCCGTGGCGGCTGGTGAGCTGGATGCCGAGGCGGTCGATGAGACTGCGCTGGCGCAGCAGGTCTGCATGGCCGACCTGCCGCCGGTGGATCTGCTGATCCGCACCGGAGGCGATCATCGCATCAGCAATTTTGTGCTATGGCAGCTCGCCTATGCCGAGCTTTATTTTACCCCGGTATTGTGGCCCGATTTCAACGAGGCCGAGTTCAGCGAGGCGGTTGCCTCCTTCGTGACCCGCGAGCGCCGCTTCGGGTGCACGGGTGAACAGATACGGGAATTGATCGCCGAGCACCAGACCGGCTAA